The genomic interval GGCAAGGCGGTCTACGAGTCGGGCCCGGCAGCGGTCATGATCATGAACAGCCCCGCTGAAAGAGAGAGGATTTATACGCATCGGTTCCCCGGCGCGCACTCGCACTCACAGGTCTCCGGCGCTGTCACCCTCGACATCGGGGCCGGGCACGCGACCGCAGCTCCGGGCGATGAGATTGCGATAACGGTGAGCGTCGATAACTCGCGGACAGGGCACAAGTTTCCTTCGGGGAGTGCAGACCTGCGGCTCTTGTGGATGGAGGTCACCTCGTCCGTCGACGGCAGACCGGTACCCGTTGCCGTCGTCTCAGAGGCCGGTGATGGATATGCCGTAGCGGGCAAAGGGCCTTCTGATCGGGAGATCCTCGGGGATGATGTGCCGGAAGGGAGCCGCATGTACCGGGCGGTCTTCGCCGATAAGGAGGGAGCGCAGACCCTGTCATCGTACAATGCGCTGCGTGCTGTCTTCGATAACCGCCTCGGCGCCGGTGAAGTCAGGAAAGAGACCTATCGTATAAAGCTCCCGGCGGACGGCGGCACAATGCTTTCCATAGCCGTTTCATTGAGATACCTCCCTTATCCCAGCTCTTTTGCAAAGCGGCTCGGGACCCCGAAGCCGGAGCCTGTCGAGGTCGCTGCAGCCAGGAAAGATATCCCCCTCCGCTGACCCGCCGCACACCCCTGTTTTGCACGCAGTTGTTAAAATGGTAAACTATAGAGATGTCTGCTCGTGAATTAATCATCGAAGGCGCCAAGCAGAACAACCTCAAGAACGTCACCCTGAGGCTCCCGCATAACCAGGTCGTGGTCATCACCGGTGTCTCGGGATCGGGAAAGTCCTCTCTGGCTTTCGATACGGTCTTTGCCGAAGGACAGTGGCGGTTCATCGAATCGCTCTCGACCTATGCGCGTCTGTTCCTCGAGAAGCTCGACCGTCCCGATGTGGACGCCATTCATAATGTCCGCCCGGCGATCGCCCTGGAGCAGAAGAATCCCGTGAAGGGCTCTCGCTCTACCGTGGGGACCCTCACCGAGCTCTACGACCTCTTCAGGGTGCTGTATTCGCGTGTCGCCACCCCCTACTGCCCCAAATGCGAAAAGGAGATCAGGAAATGGGACCCCTCGCAGATCGTCGCCGAGCTCCTCGACAAGTATCCTAATGGGAGGGCGCTGATCATCTTCGAGACGACGGAGCCGGTAGAAACCCTCAAGCAGCGGGGCTTCCACCGGGTCTGGATGAACGATGAGGCGGTCGATATGGATGAGCTCCCCGGCGAGGTTGCCGGGCCGATCGAAGTGGTCGTCGACCGGATGGTGCTCCGTGACGAGCCGCGCCTTTCGGACTCCGTCGAGCTGACCTGGCGGGAGGGCAAAGAGAACGTGAAGGTCGTGGTGCTGAAAGGCCACGACACCGAGAACAGAGAGGCGCTTACCCTTCGCTTCTCGTCGAAGAATACCTGCGACGACTGCGGGCTCTCGCTGCCCGAGCCCACGCCGATCCTCTTCTCCTTCAACCATCCGGTCTGCGCCTGCCCCGAGTGCAAGGGTTTCGGCAATATCCTCATCTACGACGAGGATCTCATTATCCCCGATACATCGCTCTCTCTCGCGAAGGGCGCCATCGATCTCTGGGAGAAGCCCGGCTACAAGTGGTGGCGGGACCAGCTGCTCAAGGGAGCGAAGAAGTCGGGCATCGATGTGAGCAGGCCCTATCGGGAGCTCTCGAAGCAGGAGCGGTCGCTCGTCTTCAAGGGCAACCAGCACTTCGAGGGCATCGACAGCTTTTTCGAAGAGATGGAGGGAAAGCGCTATAAGCTCCATGTGCGGGTCCTCCTCAGCAGATACCGGAGCCCCGTCACCTGCCCCAAGTGCGGCGGGCAGCGGCTCTGCGAGCATGCCCTGGCGTACAGGATCGAGGGCCTCGATATCGCCGAGTTGACGGCGCTTTCCGTCTCGAAGGCGCTGAAGTGGTTCGAGGATCTTGCCCTGTCGCCGATGAAAAAGGACATCGCCCGCGAGGCGCTGCGGCAGATCGTTATGAAGCTCCGCTTCCTCGAGCGGGTCGGGCTCGAGTACCTTACGCTGAACCGGCAGGCGAAGACGCTTTCCGGGGGCGAGTACCAGCGGGTCAACCTCTCGAATCAGCTCGCCTCGGCCCTCACCGGGACGCTCTATGTCCTCGACGAGCCGACGATCGGCCTCCA from Nitrospirota bacterium carries:
- a CDS encoding multiheme c-type cytochrome; the protein is MRKATAVMIGTGLLVIAAAVFARTSEYSPSSTCLNCHPAIFKQHEASEHERSFTNPVFQAHYFKELLPKAADDEGLAKEADACTACHAPLAYLKHKKHVTSIDQVDPRMSGVTCDFCHVISGYRGEQPGNGNFIAAPSDIKLGPFAIDTTWHRAYSELHTKSEFCAICHNAVNRHGLEIKSTFTEWKDSGYAQQGIQCQDCHMTVLGFLTGGKAVYESGPAAVMIMNSPAERERIYTHRFPGAHSHSQVSGAVTLDIGAGHATAAPGDEIAITVSVDNSRTGHKFPSGSADLRLLWMEVTSSVDGRPVPVAVVSEAGDGYAVAGKGPSDREILGDDVPEGSRMYRAVFADKEGAQTLSSYNALRAVFDNRLGAGEVRKETYRIKLPADGGTMLSIAVSLRYLPYPSSFAKRLGTPKPEPVEVAAARKDIPLR
- the uvrA gene encoding excinuclease ABC subunit UvrA, giving the protein MSARELIIEGAKQNNLKNVTLRLPHNQVVVITGVSGSGKSSLAFDTVFAEGQWRFIESLSTYARLFLEKLDRPDVDAIHNVRPAIALEQKNPVKGSRSTVGTLTELYDLFRVLYSRVATPYCPKCEKEIRKWDPSQIVAELLDKYPNGRALIIFETTEPVETLKQRGFHRVWMNDEAVDMDELPGEVAGPIEVVVDRMVLRDEPRLSDSVELTWREGKENVKVVVLKGHDTENREALTLRFSSKNTCDDCGLSLPEPTPILFSFNHPVCACPECKGFGNILIYDEDLIIPDTSLSLAKGAIDLWEKPGYKWWRDQLLKGAKKSGIDVSRPYRELSKQERSLVFKGNQHFEGIDSFFEEMEGKRYKLHVRVLLSRYRSPVTCPKCGGQRLCEHALAYRIEGLDIAELTALSVSKALKWFEDLALSPMKKDIAREALRQIVMKLRFLERVGLEYLTLNRQAKTLSGGEYQRVNLSNQLASALTGTLYVLDEPTIGLHPRDTRRVAEIMRELASLGNTILVVEHDKDIISSSDWVVELGPQGGHLGGEVVFSGPMNRFLKADTLTAHCLRDDGCHQTAVLRHKTKDIRLRLHDYSLTLYHATGNNLRNATLRVPLETLTVVSGVSGSGKSSLVVETLYYALARHFRMEPEHPLPYKKIEGIEKIKGVRLIDQSPIGKTPRSNPLTYLKVFDPIRKLFSQQLEAKAHGYSPGFFSFNVPGGRCEACTGEGYQKMEMYFFEDIFVTCEECKGKRYKEEALRVRYKGRNISEVLDMTVDDAFDFFSDIAEIRTKLELMKDIGLGYLRLGQSATTLSGGEAQRLKICAELSVARPQTRGMLYILDEPTVGLHYNDVMMLMRIVRQLVDSGNTVLIIEHNLDVIEQSDWVIDLGPEGGDQGGTILFEGTPEELKTVGNSYTGQYLKKS